One part of the Drosophila teissieri strain GT53w chromosome 3R, Prin_Dtei_1.1, whole genome shotgun sequence genome encodes these proteins:
- the LOC122621147 gene encoding poly(U)-specific endoribonuclease homolog codes for MDAVQQQTNSSSNIDSAKCQKLKRFVIVGLLVTIGILSWHFYEYFQSKPLTKTPDDVLTLSKNLYAEETEVSPYLYKVNIQGKTTPGAHDDRAPNNLFELHQDLLARDANSTTALLMRLFDNYELDVAVQEHPTPEHVQEQHDFLRAVMGTRVMKLTMRFLVNKDIVSVDYDDQLRLLQELWFTPISKARGIFGSSAFEHIFMAETRDQKVLGLHNWLYFADQEQRGNVDYKGWLGHKEMGKHNQMLLGIRHTFHNINKPVNGFFVGTSPELDMALYTACFLALAEKEPCHIQLGHTSASIFSAGWILNGTRRLITAYPNGP; via the exons ATGgacgcagtgcagcagcaaacaaacagcagcagcaacatcgacagCGCCAAATGCCAGAAGCTGAAGAGATTCGTGATCGTGGGCCTGCTGGTCACCATTGGCATCTTGAGCTGGCACTTCTACG AGTACTTCCAAAGCAAACCGCTGACCAAGACGCCCGATGACGTCTTGACCCTCTCGAAGAATCTCTACGCGGAGGAGACCGAGGTCAGTCCGTATCTCTACAAGGTGAATATCCAGGGGAAGACCACTCCAGGCGCTCATGATGATCGCGCCCCCAATAA CCTCTTTGAACTGCACcaggatctgctggccagggATGCCAACTCCACCACCGCCCTTCTAATGAGGCTCTTCGACAACTACGAGTTGGACGTGGCTGTGCAGGAGCACCCAACGCCGGAGCACGTCCAGGAGCAGCACGATTTCCTTAGGGCCGTGATGGGAACGCGTGTGATGAAGCTGACCATGcgttttttggtaaacaagG ATATTGTGAGCGTGGACTATGACGATCAGCTGCGCCTGCTGCAGGAGCTTTGGTTTACTCCCATCTCCAAAGCTCGTGGTATTTTTGGCAGTTCCGCTTTCGAGCACATCTTCATGGCAGAGACTCGGGACCAGAAGGTCCTGGGACTGCATAACTGGTTGTACTTTGCAGATCAGGAACAACGCGGCAACGTGGACTACAAGGGTTGGCTAGGCCAcaaggaaatgggaaag CACAACCAAATGCTTCTGGGTATTCGCCACACGTTCCACAACATCAATAAGCCAGTCAACGGCTTCTTTGTGGGCACCTCGCCCGAGCTGGATATGGCCCTGTACACCGCCTGCTTCCTGGCCTTGGCGGAGAAGGAACCCTGCCACATCCAGCTGGGCCACACCTCCGCCAGCATTTTCTCCGCCGGATGGATATTGAATGGTACGCGCCGGCTAATAACCGCCTATCCGAACGGCCCCTAG
- the LOC122619360 gene encoding globin CTT-VI, with the protein MNSDEVQLIKKTWEIPVATPTDSGAAILTQFFNRFPSNLEKFPFRDVPLEELSGNARFRAHAGRIIRVFDESIQVLGQEGDLEKLDEIWTKIAVSHIPRTISKESYNQLKGVILEVLTAACSLDESQAATWAKLVDHVYGIIFKAIDDDGNAK; encoded by the exons ATGAACAGCGATGAGGTGCAACTGATCAAGAAGACCTGGGAAATCCCCGTGGCAACACCCACAGATTCTGGAGCGGCGATACTGACGCAGTTCTTCAACCGCTTTCCGTCCAACTTGGAGAAGTTCCCCTTCCGCGATGTCCCACTGGAGGAGCTAAGT GGAAATGCTCGCTTCCGAGCACATGCCGGCAGGATCATTAGAGTCTTCGACGAGTCCATCCAGGTGCTGGGTCAGGAGGGCGATCTGGAGAAGCTGGACGAGATCTGGACCAAAATTGCCGTTAGTCACATTCCGCGGACCATTTCCAAGGAGTCGTACAAC caACTGAAAGGAGTTATCCTGGAAGTGCTGACAGCTGCCTGCAGTCTGGACGAGAGTCAAGCGGCCACGTGGGCCAAGCTGGTGGACCACGTGTATGGAATCATCTTCAAGGCGATCGACGACGATGGCAACGCCAAGTAG